One stretch of Armigeres subalbatus isolate Guangzhou_Male chromosome 2, GZ_Asu_2, whole genome shotgun sequence DNA includes these proteins:
- the LOC134217979 gene encoding protein Smaug-like, with product MAMGVPAVPFRISVFVPVTFSKTPTQVSNKSTGNSSSAGTATNNSSKHQLIASYSQASGGFLGSSANDCSLNMNGGGGLGGHTVVLSDLDSSDDNHLRFSKNGTEIFDYDCDYDNEEEFNYLARAAAAVAASTEFLLLETSIWMETAC from the coding sequence ATGGCAATGGGAGTTCCGGCAGTGCCGTTCAGGATATCGGTATTCGTGCCGGTAACATTTAGTAAAACACCCACGCAGGTTAGCAATAAATCCACTGGGAATAGCAGCAGTGCCGGCACCGCGACCAACAACTCCAGCAAACATCAGCTGATTGCATCTTATAGTCAAGCCTCTGGTGGGTTCCTGGGAAGCAGTGCTAATGACTGCAGTTTGAACATGAACGGTGGCGGCGGTCTCGGTGGCCACACCGTGGTGCTCTCGGATCTGGACTCGAGTGACGATAATCATCTGCGCTTCAGCAAAAATGGAACCGAAATATTTGACTACGATTGTGATTACGATAACGAAGAGGAGTTCAACTATCTGGCCCGCGCTGCAGCTGCCGTAGCAGCTTCGACCGAGTTCCTCCTATTGGAGACTTCGATATGGATGGAAACGGCCTGCTAA
- the LOC134213582 gene encoding protein YIPF6: MSSPDAKLELYDDYASATESMEGQMSVPNVTRNTTNPGAPNFSTLDEPIRDTFLRDVKAVGIKFYHVLIPREKNTLLRDWDLWGPLILCTLMATILQGSADDEHDGGPEFAQVFVIVWIGAMIVTLNSKLLGGNISFFQSVCVLGYCLTPCAAALLVCRIILIAEQTHFLFFLRLLVAGCGFGWATYASIIFLGDSQPINRKALAVYPIFLFYFIISWLVVSHTNV, encoded by the exons ATGTCATCGCCCGACGCTAAACTAGAG CTGTACGATGACTACGCCTCGGCCACGGAATCGATGGAGGGCCAAATGTCCGTCCCGAATGTCACCCGCAACACGACAAACCCCGGCGCACCTAACTTCAGCACCCTGGACGAACCCATCAGAGATACATTC CTCCGCGATGTGAAGGCAGTCGGTATCAAATTCTATCATGTTTTGATACCCCGAGAGAAGAACACTCTGCTCCGGGATTGGGATCTGTGGGGCCCGCTGATTCTGTGCACACTGATGGCCACCATTCTGCAGGGATCCGCAGACGACGAGCACGATGGGGGGCCGGAGTTCGCCCAGGTCTTTGTGATAGTGTGGATCGGTGCCATGATCGTGACACTGAATTCCAAACTGCTGGGGGGGAATAT ATCGTTTTTCCAGTCCGTGTGTGTGTTGGGGTACTGCCTAACGCCATGTGCGGCAGCACTTTTGGTGTGCCGGATAATATTGATAGCGGAGCAAACGCATTTCCTGTTCTTCTTGCGGCTTTTGGTGGCAGGATGCGGATTCGGATGGGCCACTTATG CGTCCATCATATTCCTTGGAGATAGTCAACCTATCAATCGAAAAGCTCTGGCCGTGTACCCGATCTTTCTGTTTTATTTTATCATCTCGTGGTTGGTTGTGTCGCATACGAACGTCTAA